A single window of Deinococcus ruber DNA harbors:
- a CDS encoding SDH family Clp fold serine proteinase produces the protein MDSIVNLISDIEQAENINLILYICNDHSSKRIDGSDYFNLYNCLKSNEFDSKRETFLVIHTYGGNISATVRFIETLQEYFQRFNVFVPYKAMSSGTLICLASSRLLLGRLAELGPLDPQISSESIQTNVPSIISSADIKSYINMSREWFGVNPDQSIEILNQIVTHIFPTTLSYFYRAEKYILGKIVEYLQINNVDMTIDRAFEIANSLVNGYHTHNHAITRTEALKIGLDIEYPNDKLERTLTELVDLVQGFMRKAMTNESMGFIDSVIGTSSILVCNTH, from the coding sequence ATGGATAGTATTGTTAATTTGATATCGGATATTGAGCAGGCAGAAAACATTAACCTGATTTTGTATATATGTAATGACCACAGTTCTAAAAGGATAGATGGCTCCGACTATTTTAACTTGTATAATTGTTTGAAGAGTAACGAATTCGATTCAAAACGTGAAACCTTTCTAGTAATACATACTTATGGAGGAAACATTTCAGCAACGGTAAGATTTATAGAGACTCTACAGGAATACTTCCAAAGATTTAATGTTTTTGTACCCTACAAAGCTATGTCTTCCGGAACTTTAATATGTCTTGCCAGCTCTAGATTATTATTAGGACGTCTTGCGGAGTTAGGTCCATTAGATCCACAGATTTCATCCGAATCTATTCAAACAAACGTACCGTCCATTATATCATCTGCTGATATTAAATCGTATATTAATATGTCGAGGGAGTGGTTTGGTGTAAATCCTGATCAATCGATTGAAATCTTGAACCAAATTGTTACGCATATATTTCCAACAACATTATCGTATTTTTATAGAGCCGAGAAATATATTTTAGGGAAGATAGTTGAATACCTACAAATTAATAATGTGGACATGACTATTGACAGAGCGTTTGAAATTGCGAATAGTTTAGTTAATGGCTACCACACGCATAATCATGCTATTACCCGTACTGAGGCTTTAAAGATTGGTCTAGATATAGAATATCCAAATGATAAGTTGGAAAGAACGTTGACAGAATTAGTAGACTTGGTACAAGGTTTTATGCGAAAAGCTATGACTAATGAAAGCATGGGATTTATAGATAGTGTGATCGGGACATCAAGCATTTTAGTTTGCAATACTCACTAG
- a CDS encoding MvdC/MvdD family ATP grasp protein, producing MKNKSIVVYTSQFDLTADIIISRIQLCGHDVTRINTEDLALNTQIEAQYDENKFEFSISNNINLRNIVSNQITSVWWRKPNEIHHPAHFSEDEKKFANREFNSLMHGLWSTLDCYWVDHPLRMRAADYKVEQLERARKFGFNIPDTVITANPSKAREFLRSHRNEIIYKTLSNPLVQTGEYNEEKVLTKDHLVAKTTLITCNNEDVLDSVSFVPCLLQELIHKKYELRITVIGDEVFAAEIHSQEREETKLDWRDYSVTIPYKKASLSEDFEARCLNFVKSYGLNYSALDFIVTPDDTYIFLENNPGGQFLFIEERVPELLMADAMTRCLIEGKTPSNGSRKI from the coding sequence GTGAAAAACAAGTCTATAGTGGTTTACACCAGTCAATTTGACTTAACTGCGGACATCATTATTTCCCGTATACAGCTATGCGGACATGATGTGACCCGAATAAATACTGAAGATCTAGCGTTAAACACACAAATCGAGGCTCAATACGATGAGAACAAGTTTGAATTCAGCATATCTAATAATATTAACTTACGTAACATTGTTTCTAATCAAATTACATCAGTGTGGTGGAGAAAGCCAAATGAGATACACCACCCAGCACATTTTAGTGAAGATGAAAAGAAATTTGCGAATCGAGAATTTAACAGTTTGATGCATGGTCTATGGTCTACACTTGACTGTTATTGGGTGGACCACCCCTTAAGAATGAGAGCAGCTGATTATAAAGTAGAACAATTAGAAAGAGCTAGGAAATTCGGTTTTAATATACCAGATACTGTTATAACTGCTAATCCTTCAAAAGCACGAGAATTTTTGCGTTCACACCGTAACGAAATCATCTATAAAACCCTTTCCAATCCATTAGTACAGACTGGAGAGTATAATGAAGAAAAAGTTTTAACAAAAGACCACTTAGTAGCAAAAACCACCCTAATAACATGCAACAACGAAGACGTATTAGACTCTGTAAGTTTTGTTCCCTGTCTTTTACAGGAGTTGATTCATAAGAAATATGAACTTAGGATAACAGTGATAGGTGATGAAGTTTTTGCCGCAGAAATCCATTCACAAGAAAGGGAAGAAACGAAACTGGACTGGAGGGACTATAGCGTAACTATTCCTTATAAGAAGGCAAGTTTGAGTGAAGATTTTGAGGCGAGGTGTTTGAATTTTGTGAAAAGTTATGGGCTTAATTATAGTGCATTAGATTTTATAGTTACTCCCGACGATACATATATTTTCCTTGAAAACAATCCAGGCGGACAGTTTTTATTTATAGAGGAGCGTGTGCCCGAATTACTTATGGCAGATGCAATGACACGCTGCCTAATAGAAGGAAAAACCCCTTCTAATGGTAGTCGCAAGATTTAG
- a CDS encoding IS4 family transposase, with protein sequence MKTRQSRPPHDPLQTAIPLLRRGNPWFAFPLDARRLTVLSALVLSMIQARSVVLFTLKNHVALSGSRATRSQCLLRFVRFQRPDGLFARVALSCLPPGDLDLILDRTNWKLGTRDVNILLLSAVWNGFSLPLMWSLLPHGGASSQVIREALMERFLKACPNRRISGLLADREFIGTAWFTYLQRLDIDPCIRLTATTVVGTGKMPVWACFKQMQPGAVRFWHHARKVYGVSLLVAATCNPAGEVLYLAYRGQAGKNLARDARRWQAENLHAALKTRGFHLEDTGLTQAERVSTLLTAVSITFIWACLTGEIQATEHTVRRKKHGHLQVSVFRLGLDHLQDLLAHPSRSSWSTLEALIACFE encoded by the coding sequence ATGAAGACACGTCAGAGCCGGCCCCCTCACGATCCCCTACAGACCGCGATCCCTTTGCTGAGGCGTGGGAACCCTTGGTTTGCGTTCCCGCTGGATGCTCGTCGACTGACGGTCTTGAGCGCCTTGGTGCTCTCGATGATCCAGGCCCGCAGCGTCGTGCTTTTCACGTTGAAAAACCACGTTGCGTTGTCTGGCAGCCGAGCCACGCGGTCTCAATGTCTGCTGCGGTTCGTCCGCTTTCAACGGCCGGATGGGCTCTTCGCCCGCGTTGCGTTGTCCTGCCTGCCGCCCGGCGACCTTGATCTCATCCTTGACCGCACGAACTGGAAACTCGGCACCCGAGACGTCAATATCCTGCTGCTGTCCGCCGTCTGGAACGGGTTCAGTCTGCCGTTGATGTGGTCATTGTTGCCCCATGGTGGGGCGAGTTCGCAGGTGATCCGAGAAGCGCTCATGGAGCGCTTCCTGAAGGCGTGTCCGAATCGCCGCATCAGCGGTCTGCTGGCAGACCGGGAATTCATCGGTACCGCGTGGTTCACGTATCTCCAGCGCCTTGACATCGACCCGTGTATCCGTCTGACCGCGACCACCGTGGTGGGCACCGGCAAGATGCCGGTGTGGGCGTGCTTCAAACAGATGCAACCAGGCGCGGTGCGCTTCTGGCACCACGCGCGAAAGGTCTATGGCGTTTCCCTGCTTGTGGCCGCGACCTGCAACCCAGCAGGCGAGGTGTTGTATCTCGCGTATCGCGGGCAAGCAGGGAAGAATCTTGCGAGAGATGCCCGCCGTTGGCAGGCAGAGAACCTGCACGCAGCGCTCAAAACGCGCGGATTTCACTTGGAAGACACGGGGTTGACCCAGGCAGAACGGGTGTCGACGCTCCTGACGGCCGTGTCGATCACGTTTATTTGGGCGTGCCTCACAGGAGAAATTCAAGCCACCGAACACACGGTTCGGCGCAAAAAGCACGGACACCTCCAGGTGTCCGTCTTCCGCCTTGGGTTGGATCATCTGCAGGACCTGCTCGCGCATCCATCAAGATCGTCCTGGAGCACGTTGGAAGCCCTCATAGCCTGTTTTGAATAG
- a CDS encoding LacI family DNA-binding transcriptional regulator — MTTLVLVPTPICNVYTVPAFRYLMDGDGSEVIPLCHFTGDRAVTDTEASSTKAGSRNAGIREVARQAGVSIATVSRVFNNAEVVNSETRERIVALASSLGYEPSALGRNLVRGRSYLIGLIVPNVSFPLYGAMIHGIEDVLGRHGMSVLLASSHDAAATEVRAAQNILRHAVDGGIVINSIVGDALPTQRQLGWVHVTPEPAGLPCRVELDNEEGGRLAALELLRTGRQHFAYVGAKGRESADRERGFALTLRKMGFDYRRFEGDYSEESGMRASAELLAGPLDGVFAAGDLMAAGVLRALHARGIKIPDQVAVVGFDDAAIAPLLYPRLTSIRQPAYAMGASAAELSLNLMSGRHNAPIIFPPELVARESTGPPQASF, encoded by the coding sequence ATGACGACTTTAGTATTGGTACCAACACCCATATGTAACGTTTACACCGTCCCGGCCTTCAGATATCTCATGGACGGCGACGGCAGCGAGGTCATTCCTTTATGCCATTTCACAGGAGATCGAGCCGTGACAGATACCGAAGCATCTTCCACCAAAGCTGGATCGCGTAATGCAGGTATTCGTGAAGTGGCACGACAGGCGGGTGTATCGATTGCCACGGTATCGCGAGTATTTAACAATGCGGAAGTTGTTAATAGTGAGACTCGTGAGCGTATCGTGGCACTGGCGAGCTCACTCGGTTATGAGCCCAGCGCGCTAGGACGCAATCTAGTGCGTGGACGCAGCTATTTGATCGGGCTAATCGTGCCGAACGTGTCGTTTCCCCTGTACGGTGCGATGATTCACGGTATTGAAGACGTGTTGGGTAGGCACGGCATGAGCGTGCTGTTAGCGAGTAGTCACGACGCCGCCGCCACCGAAGTACGGGCAGCTCAGAACATCCTTCGGCACGCGGTTGACGGCGGAATCGTCATCAATTCGATAGTGGGCGATGCCCTGCCCACCCAGCGCCAGTTAGGCTGGGTGCACGTGACGCCCGAGCCAGCGGGCCTTCCTTGTCGGGTGGAACTCGATAACGAGGAGGGCGGGCGACTGGCGGCTCTTGAATTACTGCGAACCGGTCGCCAACATTTCGCCTATGTTGGAGCGAAAGGCCGTGAAAGTGCTGACCGCGAGCGAGGCTTCGCGCTCACACTCCGCAAGATGGGCTTTGACTATCGCCGTTTCGAGGGCGATTACTCAGAAGAGTCTGGGATGCGGGCCAGTGCAGAGCTGTTGGCAGGACCCCTGGACGGTGTGTTTGCGGCAGGTGACCTGATGGCGGCGGGAGTACTACGGGCGCTGCACGCACGAGGGATAAAAATTCCTGACCAAGTCGCAGTAGTTGGATTCGACGATGCTGCCATTGCCCCACTTCTATATCCACGCCTAACGAGCATACGGCAGCCCGCCTATGCAATGGGTGCTTCTGCGGCTGAACTCAGTCTGAATTTGATGTCTGGTAGACATAACGCCCCAATCATTTTCCCACCTGAACTAGTAGCCCGAGAATCGACTGGACCTCCACAGGCCTCATTTTAG
- a CDS encoding ABC transporter substrate-binding protein encodes MNANGNSSKFSGIVRVSLLLTAALGGAALVGTASAQSPKTTFTVVRSDQWGAQNLNPFSPSSQHLLPTNSAIYETLFFVNSLNGKVVPVLGTKYAWSKDSKTLTVTTRSGVKWTDGQAFNASDAAFTFNYLKQYPALDTQGLWKSGLTSVTAPNPTTLVFSFGAPNTPVFQYISNTPIVPQHLWKDVKDPTTFTNPKPVATGPFIFDSSSQQAIRVLKNPNYWMKGQPYVDAVVWVSTSSNDAALLKLLSGDVDYGYVGISDPKGYAARGPNNTYWWPTNNINFLYFNTVKAPFNDPAFRRAVAQAINTKDVALKAYAGAVPAASVSSIFPTQQADWLPASAKASLPTFDPAAADAALTAAGYKKNAQGVRLGKDGSPLPTYKILVGAGWTDYITMAQVVGDNLKKVGINTSIDQQAWGSYSGGLQTGSYDMGISWGWGNGSSPYYTFNAAFSPDFSAPVGKTAPSNLSRYTNPAITSALKAFSNTSDAAIQKKAMSTIITTVLKDMPWVPLTDRVQFALFNTSRFTGFPSAANPYNDASPDDSSGARLMYLNVKPK; translated from the coding sequence ATGAATGCGAACGGTAACAGCAGCAAGTTCAGCGGGATTGTCCGGGTTTCTTTACTGCTCACGGCGGCGCTTGGGGGCGCGGCCCTGGTCGGAACCGCGTCTGCCCAGAGCCCCAAAACCACCTTCACAGTCGTGCGAAGTGACCAGTGGGGCGCACAGAACCTTAACCCGTTCTCGCCAAGCAGTCAGCACCTGCTGCCCACCAACTCGGCCATCTACGAAACGCTGTTCTTCGTCAACAGTCTGAACGGCAAGGTGGTGCCGGTGCTGGGCACCAAATACGCCTGGAGCAAGGACAGCAAGACCCTGACCGTCACCACCCGCAGCGGCGTGAAGTGGACGGACGGACAGGCGTTCAATGCGTCGGACGCGGCGTTTACCTTCAATTACCTCAAGCAGTACCCGGCGCTCGATACTCAAGGTCTGTGGAAGAGCGGCCTCACCAGCGTCACCGCGCCCAACCCAACCACGCTGGTCTTCAGCTTCGGCGCCCCCAACACGCCCGTGTTCCAGTACATCTCCAACACGCCCATCGTGCCGCAGCACCTGTGGAAGGATGTCAAAGACCCGACGACCTTCACCAATCCCAAGCCTGTCGCCACCGGGCCGTTTATCTTCGACAGTTCCAGCCAGCAGGCGATCCGGGTGCTCAAAAACCCGAATTACTGGATGAAGGGACAGCCGTATGTGGACGCGGTGGTATGGGTTAGCACCAGCAGCAACGACGCCGCGCTGCTCAAGCTGCTGAGCGGCGACGTGGATTACGGCTACGTGGGCATTTCCGACCCCAAGGGCTACGCCGCCAGGGGGCCGAACAACACCTACTGGTGGCCCACCAACAACATCAATTTCCTGTACTTCAACACCGTCAAGGCTCCGTTCAACGATCCGGCCTTCCGGCGGGCGGTGGCGCAGGCGATCAACACCAAAGACGTGGCGCTGAAAGCCTACGCGGGCGCTGTGCCAGCCGCCAGCGTCAGTTCGATCTTCCCCACCCAGCAGGCCGACTGGCTGCCTGCCAGTGCCAAGGCGTCGCTGCCGACCTTCGACCCCGCCGCTGCCGACGCCGCACTGACCGCCGCCGGATACAAGAAGAACGCGCAGGGTGTGCGCCTGGGCAAAGACGGCTCTCCGCTGCCAACCTATAAGATCCTGGTGGGCGCGGGCTGGACCGACTACATCACGATGGCGCAGGTGGTGGGCGACAACCTGAAGAAAGTCGGCATCAACACCAGCATCGATCAGCAGGCGTGGGGCAGCTATTCCGGCGGCCTCCAGACCGGCAGCTACGACATGGGCATCAGCTGGGGATGGGGCAACGGCTCCAGCCCGTACTACACCTTCAACGCCGCCTTCAGCCCCGATTTCAGCGCTCCGGTGGGCAAGACTGCGCCCAGCAACCTGTCGCGCTACACCAATCCGGCGATCACGTCAGCGCTCAAGGCCTTCAGCAACACCAGCGACGCCGCCATCCAGAAAAAGGCCATGAGCACCATCATCACCACCGTGCTCAAAGACATGCCCTGGGTACCGCTGACCGACCGCGTGCAGTTTGCCCTGTTCAACACCAGCCGCTTTACCGGGTTCCCGAGCGCCGCTAACCCGTACAACGACGCCTCGCCAGATGACTCCAGCGGCGCACGACTGATGTACCTGAACGTCAAGCCCAAGTAA
- a CDS encoding ABC transporter permease — MPYLLRKIVILLFTLWVAATLNFVLPRLVPGDPVSVMLAKYQGRLDPSAVDALKIAYGLNDLGSPISQYFSYLGRLLHGDFGRSISLFPTPVLEVIRMALPYTLGLVGITTILSFIIGSALGLYSGWRRGQAGADALTPVSLFLNSMPYFWFALLMLYIFAFQLKWFPLSGALDPFPGDAFSAGWWSSLLRHAVLPAFTILVTSVGGWLITMRNNVVSVSSEDYLAFARAKGLTERRILSRYVFRNALLPSFTSFGMALGFVVGGAFLTEIVFSYPGLGFYLYQAVVGLDYPLMQAIFFIIALTVLLANFAVDLLNVLLDPRIRESRA, encoded by the coding sequence ATGCCGTACCTGCTCCGAAAAATCGTGATTCTGCTGTTCACGCTGTGGGTGGCCGCCACACTGAATTTCGTGCTGCCGCGCCTGGTGCCGGGCGATCCGGTCAGCGTCATGCTGGCAAAGTACCAGGGCCGCCTCGACCCCTCGGCGGTCGATGCGCTCAAGATCGCGTATGGCCTGAACGATCTGGGCAGTCCCATTTCGCAGTACTTCAGTTACCTGGGTCGCCTGCTGCACGGCGATTTCGGGCGCTCGATCAGCCTGTTTCCCACCCCTGTGCTTGAGGTGATCAGGATGGCGCTGCCGTACACGCTCGGTCTGGTCGGCATCACCACCATCCTGTCGTTCATCATCGGCAGTGCGCTGGGGCTGTACAGCGGCTGGCGGCGCGGACAGGCCGGGGCCGACGCCCTCACGCCCGTGTCGCTGTTTCTGAACAGCATGCCCTACTTCTGGTTCGCCCTGCTGATGCTGTACATCTTCGCCTTCCAGCTCAAGTGGTTTCCGCTGAGCGGCGCACTCGACCCCTTTCCCGGCGACGCCTTCAGCGCCGGGTGGTGGTCGTCGCTGCTGCGGCACGCCGTCCTGCCCGCTTTCACCATCCTGGTCACGTCGGTGGGCGGCTGGCTGATTACCATGCGGAACAACGTGGTGAGTGTGTCGAGCGAGGATTATCTGGCGTTTGCCCGCGCCAAAGGTCTGACCGAGCGCCGGATTCTCAGCCGCTACGTGTTCAGAAACGCGCTGTTGCCGAGCTTTACCAGTTTCGGCATGGCACTGGGCTTCGTGGTCGGCGGAGCATTTCTGACCGAGATCGTTTTTTCCTATCCGGGGCTGGGGTTTTACCTGTATCAGGCGGTGGTGGGGCTGGATTACCCGCTGATGCAGGCGATCTTCTTCATCATCGCCCTGACGGTGCTGCTCGCCAACTTCGCGGTTGACCTGCTGAATGTGCTGCTCGATCCACGTATCCGCGAGAGCCGCGCATGA